A stretch of the Vitis riparia cultivar Riparia Gloire de Montpellier isolate 1030 chromosome 13, EGFV_Vit.rip_1.0, whole genome shotgun sequence genome encodes the following:
- the LOC117928169 gene encoding putative disease resistance RPP13-like protein 1, with amino-acid sequence MADALLSASLQVLFDRLASPELMNFIRGQKLSHELLNKLKRKLLVVHKALNDAEMKQFSDPLVKDWLVQVKDAVYHAEDLLDEIATEALRCEIEAADSQPGGIYQVWNKFSTRVKAPFSNQSMESRMKDMIAKLEDIAEEKEKLGLKEGDGEKLSPRLPSSSLVDESFVYGRDEIKEEMVKWLLSDKETATGNNVIDVMSIVGMGGSGKTTLAQLLYNHDRVKEYFHLKAWVCVSTEFLLIGVTKSILEAIGCTPTSDHSLDLLQRQLKDNLGNKKFLLILDDVWDVESLDWESWDRLRTPLHAAAQGSKIVVTSRSETVAKVMRAIHTHQLGTLSPEDSWSLFTKLAFPNGDLCAYPQLEPIGREIVKKCQGLPLAVKALGSLLYSKPERREWEDILNSQTWHSQTDHEILPSLRLSYQHLSLPVKRCFAYCSIFPKDYEFHKEELILLWMAEGFLHSGQSNRRMEEAISDDICSIDTNSHGSEICGFNNHCIA; translated from the exons ATGGCCGACGCACTCCTCTCCGCTTCACTTCAAGTTCTATTCGACAGGTTGGCTTCTCCGGAGTTGATGAACTTCATCCGGGGACAGAAGCTAAGCCATGAACTCCTCAACAAATTGAAGAGGAAATTGCTGGTTGTCCACAAAGCGCTCAATGATGCGGAGATGAAGCAATTTTCAGACCCACTAGTCAAAGACTGGCTGGTCCAGGTTAAGGATGCTGTGTATCATGCGGAGGACCTGTTGGACGAGATCGCTACCGAAGCCTTGCGGTGCGAGATTGAAGCTGCTGACTCCCAACCTGGTGGAATTTATCAGGTGTGGAACAAGTTCTCTACCAGGGTTAAGGCTCCATTTTCCAATCAAAGCATGGAGTCCAGGATGAAGGATATGATTGCTAAGCTTGAAGATATTgctgaagaaaaagagaagctTGGGCTGAAAGAAGGTGATGGTGAGAAACTGTCACCAAGATTACCATCCTCTTCTTTGGTGGACGAGTCCTTCGTGTACGGCAGGGATGAAATTAAGGAGGAGATGGTGAAGTGGCTGCTTTCTGACAAGGAAACTGCAACAGGCAACAACGTCATAGATGTGATGTCCATAGTGGGCATGGGCGGCAGCGGCAAGACCACACTCGCTCAGCTTCTCTATAACCATGACAGAGTGAAGGAATACTTCCACCTGAAAGCATGGGTCTGTGTTTCCACGGAGTTTCTTCTTATCGGTGTAACCAAATCAATTCTTGAGGCAATCGGTTGTACCCCTACTTCCGATCACAGCCTAGATTTGCTTCAACGTCAACTCAAAGACAACCTTGGCAACAAGAAATTTCTACTCATTCTCGACGACGTCTGGGATGTGGAGTCTCTTGATTGGGAAAGTTGGGATAGACTACGAACTCCACTCCACGCTGCAGCCCAGGGAAGCAAGATTGTTGTGACCAGTCGTAGCGAAACTGTTGCAAAAGTCATGCGTGCAATCCATACTCATCAGCTGGGAACATTAAGCCCTGAAGATAGTTGGTCCCTATTTACAAAACTTGCATTTCCAAATGGAGACCTCTGCGCTTATCCTCAGCTTGAACCCATAGGCAGAGAGATTGTGAAGAAGTGCCAAGGATTGCCTTTGGCTGTGAAAGCACTCGGGAGTCTCTTGTACTCTAAGCCCGAAAGAAGAGAATGGGAAGATATTTTGAATAGCCAAACATGGCATTCTCAGACTGATCATGAAATTCTTCCATCTCTTAGATTGAGTTACCAGCATCTTTCTCTACCTGTGAAGCGTTGTTTTGCTTACTGTTCAATTTTTCCCAAGGACTATGAATTCCACAAAGAGGAGCTGATTCTATTATGGATGGCAGAAGGGTTTTTACACTCAGGACAAAGTAACAGAAGAATGGAAGAG GCAATTTCTGATGACATTTGCAGCATAGACACCAATAGCCATGGTAGTGAGATTTGTGGATTTAACAACCATTGTATTGCTTGA
- the LOC117927742 gene encoding uncharacterized protein LOC117927742 produces MVEDLLKAGHLKQYIRIVPKGEESSHSRGPRTPAAPARAMINYIYGGPLDDEYNSKRKRQSLLRAATVWEHVSSIRPGLANGSIHPIDGTIVFPALDPSRVLQPHRDVLILTIRVGDYDVKRILIDPGSSTDLLQVAVIKRMGFEPSSLENPGRTLSGFNGSSTTSLGDIILQVHAGPVILNVLFSVVEDLSPFNAILGRTWLHGMKAIPSTYHQRVSFITRDGQINLYESQLAARQCYQIAREAGPSADREHSSKEANASDQ; encoded by the coding sequence ATGGTAGAGGATCTCCTAAAGGCAGGACACTTGAAGCAGTACATCCGAATAGTGCCTAAAGGTGAAGAATCTTCCCATAGTCGAGGCCCACGCACCCCAGCAGCTCCTGCTAGAGCAATGATCAACTATATATACGGAGGACCCTTGGATGACGAGTACAATTCCAAAAGGAAAAGGCAAAGTCTACTGCGAGCGGCTACGGTTTGGGAACACGTAAGCTCCATCCGCCCAGGGTTAGCCAATGGGAGCATCCATCCCATAGATGGGACCATTGTCTTCCCCGCTCTAGATCCATCCCGAGTGCTGCAGCCGCACCGAGATGTTCTCATCCTAACAATAAGGGTGGGAGACTATGACGTAAAAAGAATCTTGATTGACCCAGGTAGTTCCACGGACCTATTGCAGGTGGCGGTCATCAAACGAATGGGTTTCGAACCCTCCAGCCTGGAAAATCCCGGAAGAACCCTGTCCGGATTCAATGGTTCATCCACAACCTCACTTGGGGATATAATACTACAGGTTCATGCCGGGCCAGTCATCCTAAATGTTCTGTTTTCTGTGGTTGAGGATTTATCCCCCTTCAATGCCATTTTGGGACGCACGTGGTTGCATGGAATGAAGGCCATTCCATCCACATATCATCAAAGGGTCAGCTTCATTACCCGAGATGGGCAAATTAATCTTTACGAAAGCCAGCTCGCTGCTCGACAATGTTATCAGATCGCTCGCGAGGCCGGACCCAGTGCCGACCGCGAGCATTCCTCCAAAGAAGCAAATGCTTCTGACCAATAG